ATTATGTATTTCCAATAAAGCATTAAATTGCCTATCTTCCATCCATTTTATTAAATCTTTTTCTTCTTTCAATAAGAAATAAGATTTTTTTGTTTTCTAAATCTTTAATTCCTTCTTTATTAAAGTCTTCATATATCTTGCAAAGATGTTCATACTCTAAAAGGGAATCCTTACAAGTTAAAGAACAAAGCCTTTTTTTCTTCTCCTCTAATATTGCCCTATTGGCATTTTTATAGCCTTTAATAAAACTTAATACATCTTCTTTTTTCATATCTCAATCCCCTTATGCTTCTTTACATATTCAACCAGACCACCATCTCCAAGGATTTTTTTCATAAATGGAGAAAGGGGGACAAATTCTATTCTTTTACCTGTTCTTTTGTTTTCAATAAAGCCATCTCCATCAATTGTAAGATAATCTCCATCCTCTATATTTGATGTATCGCATTCAATGACAAGAAGCCCTAAATTTATTGCATTCCTAAAGAAGATTCTTGCAAAGGATTTTGCTAAAACAGCCTTAATTCCAGCCATTTTTATAATGGTTGGTGCATGCTCCCTTGATGAACCACAGCCAAAATTCTTTCCCCCTACAATAAAATCTCCGGCCTTTATTTTATCTATAAATCCAGGCATTGCATCCTCCATAAGATGCTTGGCAAGCTCAGGTAGGTTTGAGCGAAGATGAAAAAACCTTCCTGGGATTACTAAATCCGTTGAAACATCATCACCAAATTTATGGCTATAGCCAGATATTTTCATTTTACAATTTAAAATTTAAAATTTGCAATTTAAAATTCATAATATCTCCCTTGGGTCTGTTATAACCCCATATAGAGCCGAAGCAGCTGCTGTTGCTGGAGAGGATAAATAAATCTCTGAATTCGGGTTTCCCATCCTTCCTTTAAAATTCCTATTTGCTGTTGACAAACACCTTTCACCATCACCCAATATCCCTTGATGAATTCCAACACAAGGACCACATCCCGGGGGAAGGATAACAGCACCTGCTTCAATAAGAATTTCGATTATTCCCTCTTTCAATGCAGAAAGGTAGACATTTTTTGATGCAGGGCAAATTAAAAGCCTTGTCTTTGCCTTTTTTCCCTTAAGAATAGATGCAACAATCCTTAAATCAAAAATCCTTCCATTTGTGCAGGTTCCAATAAAAACCTGGTCTATCTTTAAACCACTTTTTTTACTTATGGGAACAACATTATCAACGCTATGGGGAAGGCTAATATAAGGAACAAGGGAAGAAGCATCTATTTTTATTTTTTCTACATATTCTGCATCATTGTCTGGCTCTAATGGTGAATAATCATTCTCCCTTCCCTGCTTTTTCAAAAATTCCCTTGTCTTCTCATCAGATGGAAATAATCCAGCCTTTGCCCCACATTCAATTGCCATATTTGATATGGTAAGCCTTTCTTCCATATCCAATTCACATCCTCTAAACTCAAGGGCTTTGTATGATGCACCATCTGCCCCTATTTTTCCTATAAGGTAAAGAATTAAATCCTTTGCATAAACACCCTTTGGAAATTTTCCTTCAATTTCAACCAATATTGTTTCACAAACCTTAAGGTATGTCTTTCCTAGCCCAAGAATAACAGCAAGGTCAGAAGAGCCCATCCCTGTTGCAAAAGCATCTAATGCCCCCAGGGTGCAGGTATGGGAATCAGAGCCAATAACAATATCAGCTGGTTTTACAAAATCCTCTGCCATTATCTGATGACACACACCTTCTCCAATATCAGATAACACAATATTATTCTCTTTTGCAAAATCCCTTAATAGCTTATGGTCGTTTGAAAGGGATAAATTGGGAGAGGGAGATGAATGGTCAATAAAGATAATGGACCTCTTTGGAGGGGATATTTTCTCTATTTCAAGCTCCTTTAATCTTTTTATTGCAAGTGGCCCTGTTCCATCCTGAAGGAAGCAAGCATCAACATCTACAATAATAATCTCTCCCTCCTTTACAGGCTTTCCTGCTTTTTTTGAAATTATTTTCTGAGTTAATGTCATTTCATTATTAATGGAAATTTTTGCGGATACTCTATAATTTCAACTGTAAGATCAACATCTAAATCAGGCCAATAAAAATGCCCTGGCTGTGATTCTTCTACATTGAAGATTTTGCTAACAGGCACATCTTTAAACCAGGGAAAATCTTCGTATGCCATAAATAATTCTTTATCTGTAGCTAAAAGCCATATTCCATAAGCAGAGATATGTGTAACTTCAGCTTTTCTGGTATCCTTTCCAAGCGTTTTTAAAGTCATCATAATGCACCTTAATAATATTTTCTATTTCCCTTAACTGCATATGTGATAAATTATAATTTTTTGCTAATTCTATCTTAGGCTCTAACCAAAACTTTACTTCTCCATCAGCACATATGACATGAATATGCATCCTGCTTTCCTCTCTAGAGAAGAAAAAGAATCGATAGCCTTCTTCTTTCAGAATGGTCGGGCTCATTTTTTAAATTCTAATTCTTCCATTACAATCCTATGTATTTCTTCTTTGCTTTTTCTTCCATCAAGAACCTTTATTTTTTTGTCATTCTTTGCTTCCAAAAGATAACCCTCCCTTACCTTTTTATGGAATGATATATCCTCTTTTTCAAACCTATTATCCCTCCTAACCCTTTTTAATCCTTTTTCTGGCTCTATATCAAGAAGAAAAACAATATCCGGGATAATACATCCATCATTCAATTTTTTAACAAGCTCAATGTCTATTCCATAACCATATCCTTCGTATGCAATTGTTGAAAGGAAGTATCTATCGCAAATAACAATTTTCCCTTCAGCTAAAGCAGGCTTAATGACTTCGTTTATATGAATTATTCTATCTGCAAGAAACAGATGAAGGGCTGCCATTTTTGGTGTTTTTCCATCAAAGACCATTTCCTTTATCCATTCTACATAAGGTTCTTTTGTAGCAATAGAGGGAATTTTTAAAGCATCTTTTAGCATGCTTACCTGGGATGATTTTCCTGCCCCTTCCCCTCCTTCAAACACTATAAACATCAAGCTCTTTGCTCTTTATCCAATCAAAGCCTTCGTCTGGGGTTATGGTGGCAATTTCTATTTCTCCACCACAGGTTTGGGGCATTGGAAGAAATTTTTGGGCTTCTATTGTTGTTCTGACAAGAAATTCCACATAGTCAATGCCATCCTGAAGGGAGAAAAATTGGTAATTTGGAAGGGGTATGGGATTTTCTGGGTTATCCTCCCATAGCCTCTGTATTATCCTTCCGTCTCCTCCAAATGTGCAGCCATATCCACCCTCAAAGACAGGTTCAATAACAGATTTTTGTCCAATCTTTAAGGTATATGTCTTCGGAGTTGCAAGGTCATCTTCATCATATCCTGCAATTTGAAAACCCAAAGGGTATTCATCCTCTGGTATTTGGGAAAGGTCAACAATTTCACAGGTAAGCTCCCTTCTAAAATAGACCTCAAGCTTTTCTGCTATTTCTTTTATTTCTTCCTCGCCTGTAAGGGTCTTTTCAAAATCAAAAATATGGCTTTGAATACTCCTTTTTGTAATAAAGCTTACACCAAATGAGAGGACGCCAATTTTTTCATTAAGGCAGAATAGCTTATTTATGGTTTTTGAAACCGCAAATGTGGTTGGAGGAGGAGGAATTAGCCTTGAGCAGGATATTTTTCCAAGGCATTCTGGGCATTGAACAAATTCCTCCTGGGGGATAGGAATAGCCTTTACAGTAGCAAGGCTATCGCATCCTAATACAATCCCCTCTGAAATCCTTAAGCTAATTGTTATGCTCATAATTTTTTAATCATTAAAGCTGTTGATATTGCCCAAAATATAAAAGAAATCCCCATTATTATTAAGGAAACAAGGTCTTTTCTCTCCTTTTTTCTTTTGTATTTAATAGAAAAATTTATAATCTCAACAAGAAGGAGACATCCGACAATTGCCATCAAGAAAATGGCGATGTTCATATTTTTTCAAGGACAACTGTAAGATGGGATGTTTTTTTAAGAATCCTGCCTGACCTTCCCCTTGCACAATATTTTATCCTCTTCATCATTGGCCCATTATTTGCCCATACTTCTTTTATCCAGACATCCTTAAGCTCTAAAAGGGGAGACCTTATTCTGCAATTTGCAAATGCGCTTCCTAATGCTTTATGGATAAAATAGGATGCCCTCTTTGGCGTCATCTGCAAGATATTCTCTGCCTCATCACCCCTTTTTCCCTTTATAAGGGAAATAACCTGACGAAGCTTTGATGAAGAAATTCTAATATATTTTGATATAGCCTTTCCTTGCATAAA
The genomic region above belongs to bacterium and contains:
- a CDS encoding 3-isopropylmalate dehydratase large subunit, with the translated sequence MTLTQKIISKKAGKPVKEGEIIIVDVDACFLQDGTGPLAIKRLKELEIEKISPPKRSIIFIDHSSPSPNLSLSNDHKLLRDFAKENNIVLSDIGEGVCHQIMAEDFVKPADIVIGSDSHTCTLGALDAFATGMGSSDLAVILGLGKTYLKVCETILVEIEGKFPKGVYAKDLILYLIGKIGADGASYKALEFRGCELDMEERLTISNMAIECGAKAGLFPSDEKTREFLKKQGRENDYSPLEPDNDAEYVEKIKIDASSLVPYISLPHSVDNVVPISKKSGLKIDQVFIGTCTNGRIFDLRIVASILKGKKAKTRLLICPASKNVYLSALKEGIIEILIEAGAVILPPGCGPCVGIHQGILGDGERCLSTANRNFKGRMGNPNSEIYLSSPATAAASALYGVITDPREIL
- a CDS encoding 3-isopropylmalate dehydratase small subunit, producing MKISGYSHKFGDDVSTDLVIPGRFFHLRSNLPELAKHLMEDAMPGFIDKIKAGDFIVGGKNFGCGSSREHAPTIIKMAGIKAVLAKSFARIFFRNAINLGLLVIECDTSNIEDGDYLTIDGDGFIENKRTGKRIEFVPLSPFMKKILGDGGLVEYVKKHKGIEI
- a CDS encoding DUF4160 domain-containing protein — encoded protein: MSPTILKEEGYRFFFFSREESRMHIHVICADGEVKFWLEPKIELAKNYNLSHMQLREIENIIKVHYDDFKNAWKGYQKS
- the tmk gene encoding dTMP kinase, whose translation is MFIVFEGGEGAGKSSQVSMLKDALKIPSIATKEPYVEWIKEMVFDGKTPKMAALHLFLADRIIHINEVIKPALAEGKIVICDRYFLSTIAYEGYGYGIDIELVKKLNDGCIIPDIVFLLDIEPEKGLKRVRRDNRFEKEDISFHKKVREGYLLEAKNDKKIKVLDGRKSKEEIHRIVMEELEFKK
- the rplV gene encoding 50S ribosomal protein L22, coding for MQGKAISKYIRISSSKLRQVISLIKGKRGDEAENILQMTPKRASYFIHKALGSAFANCRIRSPLLELKDVWIKEVWANNGPMMKRIKYCARGRSGRILKKTSHLTVVLEKI
- a CDS encoding DUF2442 domain-containing protein, with protein sequence MTLKTLGKDTRKAEVTHISAYGIWLLATDKELFMAYEDFPWFKDVPVSKIFNVEESQPGHFYWPDLDVDLTVEIIEYPQKFPLIMK